The nucleotide sequence TCAGCTCCACCAGGATGAAATTCGCCTGGCTGGGGAACACTTTCACCCCAGGCAGCGCGGCCAGAAGGCCCTCCAGGCGCTCGCGCTCGCGCTTGAGCTCGGCGATCCGCTTGTTCACCAGGTCCATGTGGCCCAGCATGGTCAGCGCGGCGAGCTGGGTGAAGAAATTCACGTGGTGCGGAAGCTGCACCTTGCCGATCTCCAGAGCCAGGCGCGGATCGCTGAGCGAGAACCCGAAACGCAGGCCGGCCAGGCCGAACGCCTTGCTGAACGTGCGCAGAAGCACCAGGTTCGGGTGCGCCTCCAGCAGTGGGCGGGCATCCTCCGCAGCGAAATTGCTGTAGGCCTCATCCACGATCACCGTGCAGCCGGCCCCCGCGGCGATGGCCTCGATGGTCGAGTTGGGCACCGGGTTGCCGGTCGGGTTGTTGGGCGAGCAGATCACGACAGCGCGCGGTTTGTACTCCTGCACCAGTCGCAGCACGCGCTGCGGGTCCACCGAGAAATCCCCCGGCTCCAGGCTGAATCCCACCGGACGGCCGCCCACCACCACGGCGTTCTGACGGTAGAGGCTGAACGAGGGCTCCGGGTAGAGCACCGCCGCGCCATCCGGCACCGTGGCCAGCAGGCTGTGAAAAATCAGCTCGTTCGAGCCGTTGCCGAGCAGGATGCCCTCCGGGTTCCAGCGGGCGTAGGCAGCCAGGGCCGTCTTGAGCGGCCCCTCGAACTCATCGTGATAGCGCTGCCAGAGCAGCTTGGACACCCGGCTCCAGAGCTCGGCTTTCACGGTCACGGGCAGGTCGAAGGGGCTTTCGTTCAGGTCCATTTTCAGCCTGTACTCGAAAGCCGGGGAACGGTAGGGTTTGAGCGGCAGAAGCTCGGGCCGCAGCAGGTCTGTCAGTTCGTCTTTCATCGCTGTAGTCACTTCTTCTCTTGAATGTCTCGTGCTTCAACAGAGCGGGCGTGCGCCTCCAGGCCCTCGGCCCGGGCCAGACGGGCCACCGGGGCCGCGGCAGCGGCGAACGCCTCGCGGTTGAACGCAATCA is from bacterium and encodes:
- the hisC gene encoding histidinol-phosphate transaminase, coding for MKDELTDLLRPELLPLKPYRSPAFEYRLKMDLNESPFDLPVTVKAELWSRVSKLLWQRYHDEFEGPLKTALAAYARWNPEGILLGNGSNELIFHSLLATVPDGAAVLYPEPSFSLYRQNAVVVGGRPVGFSLEPGDFSVDPQRVLRLVQEYKPRAVVICSPNNPTGNPVPNSTIEAIAAGAGCTVIVDEAYSNFAAEDARPLLEAHPNLVLLRTFSKAFGLAGLRFGFSLSDPRLALEIGKVQLPHHVNFFTQLAALTMLGHMDLVNKRIAELKRERERLEGLLAALPGVKVFPSQANFILVELSGKTPQAVFEALLARGILVRNISNYPGLSRCLRLTVGLRADNEALAAALREVLA